A part of Streptomyces sp. NBC_01497 genomic DNA contains:
- the ligK gene encoding 4-carboxy-4-hydroxy-2-oxoadipate aldolase/oxaloacetate decarboxylase yields MYELGVVHQDISRASSADVAALAPLGVSTVHEAMGRTGLMRPYIRPVYRGAAFCGTAVTVLLQPGDNWMLHVAVEQLQPGDVLVAACTTENEDGFFGELLATSARARGAGGLVIDGGCRDVAALEEMDFPVFSRAVHAKGTVKATLGSVNIPVVCAGALVHPGDVVVADADGVAVVPAGRAAEVAEAGHRREANEEGKRRRFATGELGLDMYGMREPLKAAGLRYVGGPTRGAGA; encoded by the coding sequence ATGTACGAACTGGGAGTCGTCCACCAGGACATTTCCCGCGCGTCGAGCGCCGACGTCGCCGCGCTGGCCCCGCTGGGCGTCAGCACCGTCCACGAGGCGATGGGCCGCACCGGCCTGATGCGCCCCTACATCCGGCCCGTCTACCGCGGCGCCGCGTTCTGCGGAACCGCCGTGACCGTGCTGCTCCAGCCCGGCGACAACTGGATGCTGCACGTCGCCGTCGAGCAGCTGCAGCCGGGCGACGTCCTCGTCGCGGCCTGCACCACGGAGAACGAGGACGGCTTCTTCGGCGAGCTGCTGGCGACCTCGGCGCGCGCTCGTGGCGCCGGCGGCCTGGTCATCGACGGCGGCTGCCGGGACGTCGCGGCCCTGGAGGAGATGGACTTCCCCGTCTTCAGCCGCGCCGTGCACGCGAAGGGCACCGTGAAGGCGACCCTCGGGTCCGTCAACATCCCCGTGGTCTGCGCGGGCGCCCTCGTCCACCCCGGTGACGTCGTCGTCGCCGACGCGGACGGTGTGGCCGTCGTGCCGGCGGGCCGCGCGGCCGAGGTCGCGGAGGCCGGCCACCGGCGCGAGGCGAACGAGGAGGGCAAGCGGCGCCGGTTCGCGACGGGTGAGCTGGGCCTCGACATGTACGGGATGCGCGAGCCGCTGAAGGCCGCCGGGCTCCGGTACGTGGGCGGACCGACGCGGGGGGCGGGCGCATGA
- a CDS encoding MFS transporter has protein sequence MLNSNAKNRLDRLPISRFHKITLVAVSFAYFFEFADINSFAVTAPRLIKLWGITVSQVAYVTSLSFVGMFFGSIVAAWLADRWGRKKALNITTVCFSVFSLASVFSWDLVSLGVFRILTSAGLSAMTVVAVIYVAEMFPSAKRGKFQAYAIVIGICGTPVTNFIASAVVPLNDWSWRLVYLWGALGIVYMFFARHLKESPRWYENKGDHATADAVLMEIEQQVSAETGVLPEVAPPVEEPVREKAPLRILLQKKYLWPTLLLVVLWVTQTIGFFGYSSWAPTLLAQHGFSVQKSVFYVALSTAGAPLGSYLAALVTDRFERKWCLVGFGAVIAVCGLFYGLTFNPVLIVVFGFLVNLFERGYTALGYAYSPELFDTHARSLGTGVSYGLGRLSNAAGPLIIAGLYNGSGYKSVFFFIAGTWMFGSLVLAVFGPRTKQVPAALAGVKEPVRA, from the coding sequence ATGCTGAACTCCAATGCGAAGAACCGGCTCGACCGGCTACCGATCTCCAGATTCCACAAGATAACCCTGGTGGCCGTCTCCTTCGCCTACTTCTTCGAATTCGCGGACATCAACAGCTTCGCGGTCACCGCCCCCCGGCTGATCAAGCTCTGGGGCATCACCGTGAGCCAGGTGGCGTACGTCACGTCACTGTCGTTCGTCGGCATGTTCTTCGGGTCCATCGTCGCCGCCTGGCTGGCGGACCGCTGGGGCCGCAAGAAAGCACTCAACATCACCACGGTGTGTTTCAGCGTCTTCTCGCTGGCGTCGGTGTTCTCCTGGGACCTCGTCTCGCTCGGCGTGTTCCGGATCCTGACCTCGGCGGGGCTGTCGGCGATGACCGTCGTGGCGGTCATCTACGTCGCCGAGATGTTCCCCTCCGCCAAGCGCGGCAAGTTCCAGGCGTACGCCATCGTCATCGGCATCTGCGGCACGCCCGTCACGAATTTCATCGCGAGTGCCGTCGTGCCGCTCAACGACTGGTCGTGGCGCCTGGTCTACCTGTGGGGCGCCCTCGGCATCGTCTACATGTTCTTCGCGCGGCACCTGAAGGAATCACCGCGGTGGTACGAGAACAAGGGCGACCACGCCACGGCCGACGCCGTGCTGATGGAAATCGAGCAGCAGGTCTCCGCCGAGACGGGAGTGCTTCCCGAGGTGGCGCCTCCCGTCGAGGAGCCCGTACGGGAAAAGGCGCCGCTGCGGATCCTGCTCCAGAAGAAATACCTCTGGCCGACGCTGCTGCTCGTCGTCCTGTGGGTCACCCAGACCATCGGATTCTTCGGCTATTCCAGCTGGGCGCCCACCCTGCTGGCCCAGCATGGATTCAGCGTCCAGAAGTCCGTCTTCTATGTGGCTCTCAGCACGGCCGGGGCTCCCTTGGGCTCCTATCTCGCGGCGCTGGTGACCGACCGGTTCGAACGCAAGTGGTGCCTGGTCGGATTCGGCGCGGTCATCGCGGTGTGCGGCCTGTTCTACGGGCTGACGTTCAACCCGGTCCTGATCGTCGTCTTCGGCTTCCTCGTCAACCTCTTCGAGCGCGGCTACACGGCGCTGGGTTACGCGTACTCGCCGGAACTCTTCGACACGCACGCCCGCTCGCTCGGCACCGGGGTCTCCTACGGGCTCGGACGGCTCTCCAACGCGGCCGGCCCGCTGATCATCGCGGGTCTGTACAACGGCTCCGGTTACAAGAGCGTCTTCTTCTTCATCGCGGGCACCTGGATGTTCGGCTCGCTCGTCCTCGCCGTCTTCGGTCCGAGAACGAAACAGGTCCCCGCCGCGCTCGCGGGGGTCAAGGAACCGGTCCGCGCCTGA
- a CDS encoding cytochrome P450: MPETSFRPVPGPRGLPLLGNLPAFGRDPLAFLECLRDDFGDVVTWSLGPRRSLFLSHPEHIGELLGADEHRFGTLDVSWAFRQLVGDSVLRSQGADWRRKRSLVQPAVRPRQVRGYATIMVDSATALADRWQDGDRIDVLREMSLLTQRVVVRSLFGNETGSRARTLSTAMSAAGREIHAELRGCGLLVPSFVRTPARRRMLAAVATIDAEIDRLVQARVRRTPGPAGDHDDLLDRLLAARDDRGRALTPREVRDEAVTLWGAGHETTATALAWSWYLLATSEDARARLAAELGGLLAGRPPTIADYERLTWTGQIVKESLRLYPPAWVTPPRVAHAGATLGGRPVRPGTAVWCSPWATHRDPRWFPDPSVFRPERWDPDETAALPPYAWFPFGGGPRGCLGARFALVQLTLVLATLAQRFHVDVDPGGTAPRAGLQLQPSGPLHATLRAH; encoded by the coding sequence GTGCCCGAGACCTCCTTCCGTCCCGTGCCAGGCCCACGAGGGTTGCCGCTGCTGGGAAACCTGCCGGCCTTCGGGCGGGACCCCCTGGCGTTCCTGGAGTGTCTGCGCGACGACTTCGGTGACGTGGTGACCTGGTCGCTCGGTCCGCGGCGGAGCCTGTTCCTCTCCCATCCCGAGCACATCGGGGAACTCCTCGGGGCGGACGAACACCGCTTCGGCACGCTCGACGTCAGCTGGGCCTTCCGACAGCTCGTCGGCGACAGTGTCCTGCGCAGCCAGGGTGCCGACTGGCGGCGCAAACGCTCGCTGGTGCAGCCCGCCGTCCGGCCCCGCCAGGTACGCGGATACGCCACGATCATGGTCGACAGCGCCACCGCGCTCGCCGACCGCTGGCAGGACGGGGACCGGATCGACGTTCTGCGCGAGATGAGCCTGCTGACGCAGCGGGTCGTCGTCCGCAGCCTCTTCGGCAATGAGACCGGTAGCCGGGCACGGACGCTCAGCACCGCGATGTCGGCCGCCGGACGAGAGATCCACGCCGAGCTGCGGGGATGCGGTCTCCTCGTGCCGTCATTCGTCCGCACTCCGGCACGGCGGCGCATGCTCGCCGCCGTGGCGACGATCGACGCCGAGATCGACCGGCTCGTCCAGGCACGGGTCCGGCGGACGCCGGGGCCGGCCGGCGACCACGACGATCTGCTGGACAGACTGCTCGCCGCCCGCGACGACCGGGGTAGAGCGCTCACCCCCCGGGAAGTCAGGGACGAGGCGGTGACCCTGTGGGGCGCCGGTCACGAGACCACGGCCACGGCACTGGCCTGGTCCTGGTACCTCCTGGCCACATCCGAGGACGCCCGGGCCAGGCTCGCCGCGGAGCTCGGAGGCCTCCTCGCCGGACGGCCGCCGACCATCGCCGACTACGAACGGCTGACCTGGACCGGTCAGATCGTCAAGGAGTCGCTGCGCCTGTATCCCCCCGCGTGGGTCACTCCGCCGCGGGTCGCGCACGCGGGCGCCACGCTCGGCGGAAGGCCGGTCCGCCCCGGGACGGCGGTCTGGTGCAGCCCGTGGGCCACCCACCGTGACCCGCGATGGTTCCCCGATCCTTCGGTCTTCCGCCCCGAACGCTGGGACCCGGATGAGACGGCCGCCCTTCCCCCGTACGCCTGGTTCCCGTTCGGGGGCGGGCCTCGCGGCTGCCTCGGCGCACGGTTCGCCCTCGTGCAGCTCACGCTCGTCCTCGCGACGCTGGCCCAGCGTTTCCACGTGGACGTGGACCCGGGCGGGACCGCTCCGAGGGCGGGGCTGCAACTCCAGCCCTCCGGCCCCCTGCACGCCACGCTTCGCGCCCACTGA
- a CDS encoding amidohydrolase family protein, whose product MIIDCHGHYTTAPPALGAWRERQIAGLSDPSAVPDVADLRISDDELRESIESNQLRMMDERGIDVTIFSPRASFMAHHIGDFATSSRWAAICNELCHRVAALYPERFVPAAMLPQSPGVDPATCVPELVRTVEEYGAVAVNLNPDPSGGHWTAPPLTDRSWYPLYEKLVEYDIPAMVHVSTSVNPAFHTTGAHYLNADTTVFMQLIQGDLFTDFPSLRLVVPHGGGAVPYHWGRFRGLAMALKKPPLEEHVLGNVFFDTCVYHQPGIDLLLDVVPRRNVLFASEMIGAVRDIDPCSGHHFDDTRRYVEAAGLTSAEVADIQEHNIRAVYPRLDALLQQQGR is encoded by the coding sequence ATGATCATCGACTGCCACGGCCACTACACCACCGCCCCGCCCGCGCTCGGCGCGTGGCGCGAGCGGCAGATCGCGGGGCTGAGTGACCCCTCGGCCGTGCCCGACGTCGCCGACCTGCGCATCAGCGACGACGAGCTGCGGGAGAGCATCGAGTCGAACCAGCTGCGCATGATGGACGAGCGCGGCATCGACGTCACGATCTTCTCGCCGCGCGCCTCCTTCATGGCGCACCACATCGGCGACTTCGCGACCTCCTCCCGCTGGGCGGCGATCTGCAACGAGCTCTGCCACCGCGTCGCCGCGCTCTACCCGGAGCGCTTCGTACCGGCCGCGATGCTGCCGCAGTCGCCGGGCGTGGACCCGGCCACCTGCGTGCCGGAGCTCGTACGGACCGTCGAGGAGTACGGGGCCGTCGCGGTGAACCTGAACCCCGACCCGTCGGGCGGCCACTGGACCGCGCCGCCGCTGACCGACCGCTCCTGGTACCCGCTCTACGAGAAGCTCGTGGAGTACGACATACCGGCGATGGTGCACGTCAGCACCAGCGTCAACCCCGCCTTCCACACCACGGGCGCGCACTACCTGAACGCCGACACCACGGTGTTCATGCAGCTCATCCAGGGTGACCTGTTCACCGACTTCCCGTCGCTGCGGCTGGTCGTCCCGCACGGCGGCGGCGCCGTCCCCTACCACTGGGGCCGGTTCCGGGGCCTCGCGATGGCGCTGAAGAAGCCGCCCCTGGAGGAGCACGTCCTCGGCAACGTCTTCTTCGACACCTGCGTGTACCACCAGCCGGGCATCGACCTCCTCCTCGACGTCGTGCCCCGCCGGAACGTCCTGTTCGCCTCGGAGATGATCGGCGCCGTCCGCGACATCGACCCGTGCTCGGGCCACCACTTCGACGACACACGCCGCTACGTGGAGGCCGCGGGACTGACCTCCGCCGAGGTCGCCGACATCCAGGAGCACAACATCCGCGCCGTCTACCCGCGTCTCGACGCCCTGCTGCAGCAGCAGGGGCGTTGA
- a CDS encoding amidohydrolase family protein yields MSTPSGRQTPATPSRAGGPSRPPGLSRPSGPSGPFTKSPGWLDWYADPSAPSFVLPAGTVDSHCHVFGPGAAFPYAPERKYTPCDAGKDQLFSLRDHLGISRNVIVQATCHGADNSAMVDAVRASDGRARGIATVRPDITDAELAELDAAGVRGVRFNFLKRLVNAAPKEDLAVIAARIAPLGWHIVIYFESADLEELEGFFASLPTPLVVDHMGRPDVTQPLDGPEFTRFLRFVDRNDVWVKVTCPERLTAGGRPALAGETEAYSDVVPFGRRVVEEFPDAVLWGTDWPHPNLTSHMPDDGLLVDYVPRVAVTSALRQKLLVDNPMRLYWPGEGV; encoded by the coding sequence ATGAGCACACCCTCCGGGCGGCAGACGCCCGCGACGCCGTCCCGCGCGGGCGGCCCGTCCCGCCCCCCGGGCCTCTCCCGCCCGTCCGGCCCCTCCGGTCCCTTCACCAAGAGCCCGGGATGGCTCGACTGGTACGCGGACCCGTCGGCGCCCTCCTTCGTCCTGCCGGCGGGGACCGTCGACTCGCACTGCCACGTCTTCGGGCCCGGCGCCGCGTTCCCGTACGCCCCGGAGCGCAAGTACACGCCGTGCGACGCGGGCAAGGACCAGCTGTTCTCGCTCCGTGACCACCTCGGCATCAGCCGCAACGTCATCGTTCAGGCCACCTGTCACGGCGCCGACAACAGCGCCATGGTCGACGCCGTCCGCGCGTCCGACGGCCGGGCCCGCGGCATCGCCACGGTCCGTCCCGACATCACCGACGCGGAGCTCGCCGAGCTCGACGCGGCGGGCGTGCGCGGGGTGCGGTTCAACTTCCTCAAGCGCCTGGTCAACGCGGCGCCGAAGGAGGATCTCGCGGTCATCGCCGCGCGGATCGCGCCCCTCGGATGGCACATCGTCATCTACTTCGAGAGCGCGGACCTCGAAGAACTGGAAGGCTTCTTCGCGTCGCTGCCCACCCCGCTCGTGGTCGACCACATGGGCCGGCCCGACGTGACGCAGCCCCTGGACGGCCCCGAATTCACGCGCTTCCTGCGTTTCGTCGACCGCAACGACGTATGGGTCAAGGTGACCTGTCCCGAACGGCTCACCGCCGGCGGGCGCCCGGCGCTCGCCGGTGAGACCGAGGCATATTCCGACGTCGTCCCCTTCGGGCGGCGGGTCGTCGAGGAATTCCCGGATGCCGTGCTGTGGGGCACCGACTGGCCCCATCCCAATCTCACCAGCCACATGCCCGACGACGGGCTGCTGGTCGACTACGTGCCACGGGTGGCCGTAACCTCCGCACTGCGGCAGAAACTGCTCGTGGACAATCCGATGCGGCTCTACTGGCCCGGCGAAGGTGTCTGA
- a CDS encoding GntR family transcriptional regulator: MADNRVTGQEGRRLVSTAIRQALSAGDLVPGQRLVEQELSETLHATRNCVREALQDLAAEGLVELVPRRGARVRVVSVEEAIQITECRAALEGLCARRAAQHAPAEQRESLREIGTRMREAVTGGDLNTYSALNRQLHATIADMSGQKVAGGLLDRLKGQMVRYQFRLALRPGRPTKSLPQHLAIIEAVVAGDGPAAEAAARAHLDSVIEELLATPGAQPQGAGPLKTRE; encoded by the coding sequence GTGGCGGACAACCGGGTGACCGGTCAGGAGGGACGCCGCTTGGTGAGTACGGCGATCCGCCAGGCGCTCTCGGCGGGAGACCTGGTCCCGGGGCAGCGCCTCGTCGAGCAGGAGCTCTCCGAGACCCTCCACGCGACCCGCAACTGCGTCCGGGAGGCGTTGCAGGACCTCGCGGCGGAAGGGCTCGTGGAGCTCGTGCCGCGCCGGGGAGCGCGCGTGCGGGTCGTCTCCGTCGAGGAGGCCATCCAGATCACCGAGTGCCGCGCGGCCCTGGAGGGCCTGTGCGCCCGCCGCGCCGCCCAGCACGCCCCCGCCGAGCAGCGTGAGAGCCTGCGCGAGATCGGCACGAGGATGCGGGAGGCCGTCACCGGCGGCGACCTCAACACGTACTCCGCCCTCAACCGGCAACTGCACGCGACCATCGCCGACATGAGCGGCCAGAAGGTGGCCGGCGGGCTGCTGGACCGGCTCAAGGGACAGATGGTCCGCTACCAGTTCCGGCTGGCCCTGCGCCCCGGGCGGCCCACCAAGTCGCTGCCCCAGCACCTCGCGATCATCGAGGCGGTCGTGGCGGGCGACGGTCCGGCCGCCGAAGCGGCAGCCCGGGCCCATCTGGACAGCGTCATCGAGGAGTTGCTGGCCACACCCGGCGCGCAACCCCAGGGCGCCGGACCGCTGAAGACGCGCGAGTGA
- a CDS encoding ABC-F family ATP-binding cassette domain-containing protein: MGHLEAAHLEYYLPDGRVLLGDASFRVGEGAVVALVGANGAGKTTLLRLISGELQPHGGTVTVTGGLGVMPQFVGSALAGADGSDGRTVRDLLVSVSAPRIRAAARAVDAAEHAIMTVDDERAQMRYAQALSDWAEAHGYEAETLWDICTVAALGVPYEKAQWRQVTTLSGGEQKRLVLEALLRGPDEVLLLDEPDNYLDVPGKRWLEERLRETRKTVLFVSHDRELLARAAEKIVSVEPSPAGSDVWVHGGGFGTYHEARRERFARFEELRRRWDEEHARLRALVLRLRQQAENSPDMASRYRAMQTRFKKFEDAGPPPEPPREQDIRMRLGGGRTGVRVVMCEELELTGLMKPFSLELYYGERVAVLGSNGSGKSHFLRLLAGEDVAHTGAWRLGARVVPGHFAQTHAHPELLGRTLVDILWSEHARDRGRAMSALRRYELAVAGDQPFDRLSGGQQARFQILLLELGGATTLLLDEPTDNLDLESASALQEGLEAFDGTVVAVTHDRWFARSFDRFLVFGADGVLRETPEPVWDEARVARAR; the protein is encoded by the coding sequence ATGGGACATCTCGAAGCCGCGCACCTGGAGTACTACCTGCCGGACGGGCGGGTGCTGCTCGGCGACGCCTCGTTCCGGGTGGGCGAGGGGGCGGTCGTCGCCCTCGTCGGGGCCAACGGCGCCGGCAAGACGACTCTGCTGCGGCTGATCTCCGGCGAGCTCCAGCCGCACGGCGGGACGGTCACCGTGACCGGGGGCCTCGGCGTCATGCCGCAGTTCGTCGGCTCGGCGCTCGCGGGCGCGGACGGGAGCGACGGGCGGACCGTACGGGACCTGCTGGTGTCCGTCTCCGCGCCCCGGATCCGCGCGGCGGCCCGCGCCGTCGACGCGGCGGAGCACGCGATCATGACGGTCGACGACGAGCGCGCCCAGATGCGCTACGCCCAGGCCCTGAGTGACTGGGCGGAGGCGCACGGGTACGAGGCCGAGACGCTGTGGGACATCTGCACCGTCGCCGCGCTCGGGGTGCCGTACGAGAAGGCGCAGTGGCGGCAGGTGACCACGCTGAGCGGCGGCGAGCAGAAGCGGCTCGTGCTGGAGGCGCTGCTGCGCGGGCCGGACGAGGTGCTGCTGCTGGACGAGCCGGACAACTACCTCGACGTCCCCGGCAAGCGGTGGCTGGAGGAGCGGCTGCGGGAGACCCGTAAGACCGTGCTGTTCGTCTCGCACGACCGGGAACTGCTGGCGCGCGCCGCCGAGAAGATCGTCAGCGTCGAGCCCAGCCCCGCCGGGTCGGACGTGTGGGTGCACGGCGGCGGCTTCGGCACGTACCACGAGGCCCGGCGGGAGCGGTTCGCGCGCTTCGAGGAACTGCGGCGGCGCTGGGACGAGGAGCACGCGCGGCTGCGGGCGCTGGTGCTGCGGCTGCGCCAGCAGGCCGAGAACAGCCCCGACATGGCCTCGCGCTACCGGGCCATGCAGACCCGGTTCAAGAAGTTCGAGGACGCGGGGCCGCCGCCGGAGCCGCCCCGTGAACAGGACATCCGCATGCGCCTCGGCGGCGGGCGCACCGGCGTGCGGGTCGTGATGTGCGAGGAGCTGGAGCTCACCGGGCTGATGAAGCCGTTCTCGCTGGAGCTCTACTACGGCGAGCGGGTCGCCGTCCTCGGCTCCAACGGCTCGGGCAAGTCCCACTTCCTGCGGCTGCTGGCCGGGGAGGACGTCGCCCACACCGGGGCGTGGCGGCTCGGCGCGCGCGTCGTGCCCGGGCACTTCGCGCAGACGCACGCGCACCCCGAACTCCTCGGGCGCACGCTCGTCGACATCCTCTGGTCGGAGCACGCACGGGACCGGGGCCGGGCGATGTCCGCCCTGCGGCGCTACGAGCTGGCGGTGGCCGGTGACCAGCCCTTCGACCGTCTCTCCGGCGGCCAGCAGGCCCGATTCCAGATCCTGCTGCTCGAACTCGGCGGCGCGACGACGCTGCTCCTGGACGAGCCGACCGACAACCTGGACCTGGAGTCGGCATCGGCCCTGCAGGAGGGGCTGGAGGCGTTCGACGGGACGGTCGTCGCGGTCACCCACGACCGCTGGTTCGCCCGCTCCTTCGACCGCTTCCTGGTCTTCGGCGCGGACGGCGTCCTCCGGGAGACCCCGGAGCCGGTGTGGGACGAGGCGCGGGTGGCCCGCGCCCGCTGA
- a CDS encoding 4-oxalomesaconate tautomerase, giving the protein MTQPTTVRPQRPGDTPGPGQDRPDPADGRPPGGQTAVPCWFLRGGTSRGPFFRAGDLPAATGDRDAVLLSVMGSPDPRQIDGIGGAHPLTSKAGIVDRSERDGVDLEFLFCQLQPDNDTVDTTPNCGNMLAAVVPFAVESGLLVPRGDTTTARVLTLNTGLTADITVSTPLGGDGRRHVAYGGDARIDGVPGTAAPVTINFLDTAGSVCASLLPTGHVRDRVEVAGVGQVDVTCIDNGQPLVIVEAAALGRTGYESAAALNTDDELKARVEDLRLTCGELMGLGDVSAKNYPKMTLVAPAAHGGTISTRSFIPRVCHESIGVLAAVTAATACVLEGTVAHQVVTAASPGTAGRGATPAADHTDAASGTPAAAAAVDLTVSVEHPSGEFSVQLGLDPADRTRVTKSALLRTARLIMAGAAMVPDRLAGPLPHGPGRTDTPLPPTGTASPEKEQR; this is encoded by the coding sequence ATGACGCAGCCCACGACGGTCCGGCCGCAACGGCCCGGGGACACCCCCGGCCCGGGCCAGGACCGACCGGACCCGGCCGACGGACGGCCGCCGGGAGGACAGACCGCGGTCCCCTGCTGGTTCCTACGCGGCGGCACCTCGCGCGGCCCGTTCTTCCGCGCCGGCGACCTGCCCGCCGCGACCGGCGACCGGGACGCCGTCCTCCTGTCCGTGATGGGCTCCCCCGATCCGCGCCAGATCGACGGCATCGGCGGGGCGCACCCGCTGACCAGCAAGGCCGGGATCGTGGACCGCAGCGAGCGGGACGGCGTCGACCTGGAGTTCCTGTTCTGCCAGCTCCAGCCGGACAACGACACCGTGGACACCACGCCGAACTGCGGGAACATGCTCGCGGCCGTCGTCCCGTTCGCCGTCGAGTCGGGCCTGCTGGTCCCCCGCGGCGACACCACCACGGCGCGTGTCCTGACGCTGAACACCGGGCTGACCGCGGACATCACCGTGTCCACCCCGCTCGGCGGGGACGGCCGCCGCCACGTCGCGTACGGGGGCGACGCCCGCATCGACGGCGTCCCCGGCACGGCCGCCCCCGTCACGATCAACTTCCTCGACACGGCCGGATCCGTGTGCGCGTCCCTGCTGCCCACGGGCCACGTGCGGGACCGGGTCGAGGTCGCGGGGGTCGGGCAGGTCGACGTCACCTGCATCGACAACGGCCAGCCCCTGGTGATCGTCGAGGCCGCCGCCCTGGGCCGCACCGGCTACGAGTCCGCGGCCGCACTCAACACCGACGACGAGCTCAAGGCCCGCGTCGAGGACCTGCGTCTGACCTGCGGGGAGCTGATGGGCCTCGGCGACGTGAGCGCGAAGAACTATCCGAAGATGACGCTCGTCGCGCCCGCCGCCCACGGCGGCACGATCTCCACCCGCAGCTTCATCCCCCGGGTGTGCCACGAGTCCATCGGCGTCCTGGCCGCCGTCACCGCGGCCACGGCGTGCGTGCTGGAGGGCACCGTCGCCCACCAGGTCGTGACGGCGGCCTCCCCCGGCACGGCCGGCCGGGGCGCCACCCCGGCCGCCGATCACACGGACGCCGCGAGCGGCACCCCGGCCGCCGCCGCGGCCGTCGACCTCACCGTCTCCGTCGAGCACCCCTCCGGCGAGTTCAGCGTCCAGCTCGGCCTGGACCCGGCCGACCGCACCCGCGTGACCAAGTCGGCGCTGCTGCGCACCGCACGCCTGATCATGGCCGGCGCCGCCATGGTCCCGGACCGCCTCGCGGGCCCCCTCCCCCACGGCCCCGGGCGTACGGACACCCCACTGCCCCCCACCGGCACCGCGTCACCCGAGAAGGAACAGCGATGA
- a CDS encoding MIP/aquaporin family protein: MKKSGRSQLFRETAAEFVGTMVLILFGCGVVAQVVAGGALTSPKGGLGDHDSISWAWGLGVTLGVYVAARLSGAHLNPAVTLSLAAFRGFPWAKVAPYFLAQTAGAFAAALLVRWNYTEVLARADPKHTFATQFVFSTLPGNGNAAAGVHEWGAFRDQVIGTALLLLLIFAITDALNTPPKANMAPFIIGLVVVAIGMAWGTNAGYAINPARDFGPRLASFITGYHTAWRDQWGNLYFWVPIAGPLIGGLIGGGFYKFVIQRWLPSAEPEPPGRVPEPDV, encoded by the coding sequence ATGAAGAAATCCGGCAGATCGCAACTGTTCAGAGAAACGGCCGCGGAATTCGTGGGCACGATGGTCCTGATTCTCTTCGGCTGCGGAGTCGTCGCCCAGGTCGTCGCGGGTGGCGCTCTCACCAGCCCGAAGGGCGGACTCGGCGACCACGACAGCATCTCCTGGGCCTGGGGCCTGGGTGTCACCCTGGGCGTCTACGTCGCCGCCCGCCTCAGTGGTGCCCACCTCAACCCGGCGGTCACCCTCAGCCTGGCCGCGTTCAGGGGCTTCCCCTGGGCCAAGGTCGCGCCGTACTTCCTGGCGCAGACGGCGGGTGCCTTCGCGGCGGCGCTCCTGGTGCGGTGGAACTACACCGAAGTCCTCGCCCGCGCCGACCCGAAGCACACCTTCGCGACGCAGTTCGTCTTCTCGACGCTGCCCGGGAACGGCAACGCCGCGGCGGGGGTCCACGAGTGGGGTGCCTTCCGCGACCAGGTCATCGGTACGGCGCTGCTGCTCCTGCTCATCTTCGCCATCACCGACGCGCTGAACACGCCGCCGAAGGCGAACATGGCGCCCTTCATCATCGGCCTGGTCGTGGTGGCCATCGGCATGGCGTGGGGCACCAACGCCGGCTACGCCATCAACCCCGCGCGTGACTTCGGTCCCCGTCTTGCCAGCTTCATCACCGGGTACCACACCGCCTGGCGCGACCAATGGGGCAACCTGTACTTCTGGGTGCCCATCGCCGGGCCGCTCATCGGCGGGCTCATCGGCGGCGGCTTCTACAAGTTCGTGATCCAGCGGTGGCTGCCCAGCGCCGAGCCCGAGCCGCCCGGCCGCGTGCCCGAGCCCGACGTGTGA